A single region of the Neotabrizicola shimadae genome encodes:
- a CDS encoding extracellular solute-binding protein yields the protein MRNARLLLSLSALALVAAGTARAEGELNIFNWGEYTSPELIKKFEETYDVKVTITDFDSNDTALAKARQGGNNFDIVVPSATFVQIWINEGLLLETRPDQMENFKNVDPRWIDVEFDPGRRYTVPWQWGTTGVIVDTDIYKGDPNTSSIFLDPPPELVGKVNVVPEMGDVMTMAVLAEGGKVCTDDMEVLKRVHAKLVAAKPKWVAMDYGSIEKYTGGDYAAGLAWSGAAMRIRLEAPRFVYGYPKEGYPIWMDNVAVLKSAPNAENAKLFQNFIMDPENAALISSYARYANGIKGSEAFMPEDMRDAPEIVVPEEFVALGDFSPACPPEVNDLYTRIWTDVLK from the coding sequence ATGCGCAATGCCCGACTGCTGCTTTCCCTCTCTGCCCTGGCCCTCGTTGCCGCCGGTACCGCCCGGGCCGAGGGCGAGCTGAACATCTTCAACTGGGGCGAATACACCAGCCCCGAGCTGATCAAGAAGTTCGAGGAAACCTACGACGTCAAGGTGACCATCACCGACTTCGACTCGAACGACACCGCGCTTGCCAAGGCCCGGCAGGGCGGGAACAACTTCGACATCGTGGTGCCAAGCGCCACCTTCGTGCAGATCTGGATCAACGAAGGCCTGCTGCTGGAAACCCGCCCCGACCAGATGGAGAACTTCAAGAACGTCGATCCCCGCTGGATCGACGTCGAGTTCGACCCCGGCCGCCGCTACACCGTGCCGTGGCAATGGGGCACCACCGGTGTCATCGTCGACACCGACATCTACAAGGGCGACCCGAACACCTCGTCCATCTTCCTCGATCCGCCGCCCGAACTGGTGGGCAAGGTCAATGTCGTCCCCGAGATGGGCGATGTCATGACCATGGCGGTCCTGGCCGAAGGCGGCAAGGTCTGCACCGACGACATGGAGGTGCTCAAGCGCGTCCACGCCAAGCTCGTCGCCGCCAAGCCGAAATGGGTGGCGATGGATTACGGCAGCATCGAAAAGTACACAGGCGGAGACTACGCCGCCGGCCTCGCCTGGAGCGGCGCGGCCATGCGCATCCGCCTCGAAGCCCCGCGCTTCGTCTATGGCTATCCCAAGGAAGGCTACCCGATCTGGATGGACAACGTCGCCGTCCTGAAATCGGCGCCCAATGCCGAAAATGCCAAGCTCTTCCAGAACTTCATCATGGATCCGGAAAACGCCGCGCTGATCTCGTCCTATGCGCGCTATGCCAACGGCATCAAGGGCTCCGAGGCGTTCATGCCGGAAGACATGCGCGACGCGCCCGAAATCGTGGTGCCCGAAGAGTTTGTCGCCCTGGGCGATTTCTCCCCGGCCTGCCCGCCCGAGGTGAACGACCTCTACACCCGCATCTGGACCGATGTCCTGAAATGA
- a CDS encoding amidase produces MSDLDLCYLPAHEAMRRFKARDLSPVELMEAVIARAEAVKDPVNAFTYTHFDEAMDQARKAEAKFARSARTRALEGLPIGIKDESEIKGKPTSSGSLILKDHIADQTSTNNARIMAAGGIIHARTATPEFSCAGTTWTRLWGVTRNPWNPAYTCGGSSGGSGASLASGTSALCTGSDIGGSIRIPAAACGVVGYKPPYGRNPDDPPFNLDFFCHTGPMARDVKDAILLQNIMCGPSPTDISTLRPKLRLPMDYKPIKGWKIAYSLDLGLFEVEEDVRRNTLAALDVFRSLGATVEEVDVGWKPGALQAGIAYLKHIFGAYLSTLLADHADEMTTYARQFAEQGGQSTSADFVASLEAIAEMYLTFGPLMEKYDVFICPTNSATAVAADMDHSVEKVQINGKEVDPTLGWVMTTPFNMLSRCPVLSVPSGRAGNGVPTGIQIVGRSYCDADVFRAGLAYETARGVWYADAANRPAL; encoded by the coding sequence ATGAGCGATCTCGATCTGTGCTACCTGCCCGCACACGAAGCCATGCGCCGCTTCAAGGCGCGCGACCTGTCTCCCGTCGAGCTGATGGAGGCGGTCATTGCCCGTGCCGAGGCGGTGAAAGACCCGGTCAACGCCTTCACCTACACTCATTTCGACGAGGCGATGGACCAGGCCCGCAAGGCCGAGGCGAAATTTGCCCGCAGCGCCCGCACCCGCGCGCTGGAAGGCCTGCCCATCGGCATCAAGGATGAAAGCGAGATCAAGGGCAAACCCACCTCGTCCGGCTCGCTGATCCTGAAGGATCATATCGCCGACCAGACCTCCACCAACAACGCCCGCATCATGGCTGCCGGCGGCATCATCCACGCCCGCACCGCCACGCCCGAGTTTTCCTGTGCCGGCACCACCTGGACTCGGCTCTGGGGCGTCACCCGCAACCCGTGGAACCCGGCCTACACCTGCGGCGGCTCCTCGGGCGGTTCGGGCGCCTCGCTGGCCTCGGGCACCTCGGCCCTCTGCACCGGCTCCGACATCGGCGGCTCCATCCGCATCCCGGCGGCGGCCTGCGGCGTGGTGGGCTACAAGCCGCCCTATGGTCGCAACCCGGACGACCCGCCCTTCAACCTGGATTTCTTCTGCCACACCGGGCCGATGGCGCGTGACGTGAAGGACGCGATCCTCCTTCAGAACATCATGTGCGGCCCGTCGCCCACCGACATCTCGACACTTCGCCCTAAGCTGCGCCTGCCGATGGACTACAAGCCCATCAAGGGCTGGAAGATCGCCTATTCACTCGACCTCGGCCTGTTCGAGGTCGAGGAAGACGTGCGCCGCAACACGCTGGCCGCGCTCGACGTGTTCCGCTCGCTTGGCGCCACAGTGGAAGAGGTCGATGTCGGCTGGAAGCCCGGCGCGCTTCAGGCCGGGATCGCCTATCTCAAGCACATCTTCGGCGCCTATCTCTCGACCTTGCTTGCCGACCATGCCGACGAGATGACGACCTATGCCCGCCAGTTCGCGGAACAGGGCGGTCAATCCACCTCGGCCGATTTCGTGGCCAGCCTCGAAGCCATCGCCGAGATGTACCTGACCTTCGGCCCGCTGATGGAGAAATACGACGTCTTCATCTGCCCCACCAACTCGGCCACGGCGGTCGCAGCCGACATGGACCATTCGGTTGAAAAGGTGCAGATCAACGGCAAGGAAGTCGATCCCACCCTGGGTTGGGTGATGACCACGCCCTTCAACATGCTCAGCCGATGCCCCGTCCTCTCCGTGCCCTCGGGCCGCGCCGGCAACGGCGTGCCCACCGGCATCCAGATCGTCGGGCGCAGCTATTGCGATGCCGATGTGTTCCGCGCCGGCCTCGCCTACGAAACCGCCCGCGGCGTCTGGTATGCCGACGCCGCCAACCGCCCGGCGCTCTGA
- a CDS encoding TetR/AcrR family transcriptional regulator, giving the protein MSQVTDPTPPEVDGTAPLTRSGRADRRHLRGQASLQRIIDATIVTIAEEGLTAVTIQRVARRVGSSNALVVFHFGTKEQLFRAVIEFLNDQYARHWEATVRRPGLSTLDRIVATLDCARSFKTQHPDWVAAWVAFGSDRQTLQIDRSISLPTDRDYVEQVRSLLAQIAEFGGYTDADIDTLSEGMNYMVQGAWYWDTVNYDHLPSDALRKCGLALLRHAFPREPWPA; this is encoded by the coding sequence ATGTCCCAGGTCACGGACCCGACCCCGCCCGAAGTCGACGGCACCGCGCCCCTCACGCGGTCGGGCCGGGCCGACCGTCGCCACTTGCGCGGCCAGGCCAGCCTTCAGCGCATCATCGACGCCACCATCGTCACCATCGCCGAAGAGGGCCTCACCGCCGTGACCATCCAGCGTGTCGCGCGGCGCGTCGGCTCCTCCAATGCCCTCGTCGTCTTTCACTTTGGCACCAAGGAACAGCTGTTCCGCGCAGTGATCGAGTTCCTCAACGACCAATACGCCCGGCATTGGGAGGCCACCGTCCGGCGCCCCGGTCTGTCCACACTCGACCGCATCGTCGCAACGCTCGACTGCGCCCGCAGCTTCAAAACCCAGCATCCCGATTGGGTTGCCGCTTGGGTCGCCTTCGGCAGCGACCGCCAGACGCTCCAGATCGACCGGTCCATCAGCCTGCCCACAGACCGCGACTATGTCGAACAGGTCCGCAGCCTTCTGGCCCAGATCGCCGAATTCGGCGGCTACACGGATGCCGATATCGACACCCTGTCCGAGGGCATGAACTACATGGTCCAGGGCGCCTGGTACTGGGATACGGTCAACTACGACCATCTTCCCTCCGACGCCCTGCGCAAATGCGGGCTCGCCCTCCTGCGCCACGCTTTCCCACGCGAACCCTGGCCCGCCTGA
- a CDS encoding LacI family DNA-binding transcriptional regulator, whose translation MNKTTPPVPRRLLTLRDVSEASGVSEMTVSRVLRNRGDVSDATRERVLEAARRLGYVPNKIAGALASQRVNLVGVVIPSLSNMVFPEVMTGISEVLDDTGLQPVVGVTNYLPEREEAVLYEMLSWRPTGLIIAGLEHSDAGRAMLEASGIPIVEIMDIDGSPVDSAVGISHRRAGRQMAEEILAAGYRHIAFLGTQMPNDHRARKRLEGFEEALAKAGVDLVDREFYSGGSALLKGREMTAAVLNRSPDVDFLYYSNDMIGAGGLLYCLDKGLDVPGKIGLAGFNGVELLDGLPRRLATMDACRLEIGRKAAEIVAGKHQGVIGGEVIELFPTLQPGDTIRRT comes from the coding sequence GTGAACAAGACCACTCCGCCGGTTCCCCGCCGCCTCTTGACCCTTCGCGACGTCTCGGAAGCCTCCGGCGTCAGCGAAATGACGGTCAGCCGGGTGCTGCGCAATCGCGGCGACGTCTCGGATGCCACGCGCGAGCGTGTGCTCGAAGCCGCCCGCCGCCTGGGCTACGTCCCCAACAAGATCGCAGGCGCCCTTGCCAGCCAGCGCGTCAACCTCGTCGGCGTCGTCATCCCCTCGCTGTCGAACATGGTCTTCCCCGAGGTGATGACCGGCATATCCGAAGTGCTGGACGACACCGGCCTGCAACCCGTGGTCGGCGTCACCAACTACCTCCCCGAACGCGAGGAAGCCGTCTTGTACGAGATGCTGTCCTGGCGCCCCACCGGCCTCATCATCGCCGGCCTCGAACACAGCGACGCCGGCCGCGCCATGCTGGAAGCCTCGGGCATCCCCATCGTCGAGATCATGGATATCGACGGTTCCCCGGTCGACTCCGCCGTCGGCATCTCGCACCGCCGCGCCGGTCGCCAGATGGCCGAGGAAATCCTCGCCGCCGGCTACCGCCACATCGCCTTCCTCGGCACGCAGATGCCCAACGACCACCGCGCCCGCAAGCGCCTGGAGGGCTTCGAGGAAGCCCTCGCCAAGGCCGGCGTCGACCTCGTGGACCGCGAGTTCTACTCGGGCGGCTCCGCGCTCCTGAAGGGGCGCGAGATGACCGCCGCGGTGCTCAACCGCAGCCCCGACGTGGATTTCCTCTACTATTCCAACGACATGATCGGGGCAGGGGGCCTGCTCTACTGCCTCGACAAGGGCCTCGACGTCCCCGGCAAGATTGGCCTCGCGGGTTTCAACGGCGTCGAACTGCTGGACGGCCTGCCGCGCCGCCTGGCCACCATGGACGCCTGCCGCCTGGAAATCGGCCGCAAGGCCGCCGAGATCGTCGCCGGCAAGCACCAGGGCGTCATCGGCGGCGAGGTGATCGAGCTTTTCCCCACGCTGCAACCCGGCGACACCATCCGCCGGACCTGA
- a CDS encoding DUF1254 domain-containing protein, whose protein sequence is MKLTRRALGLAGISALALTAAGRSLAQSSDGLFSDIIEGTEDFGIASDAYIFGYPLVTMEMTRRIMTNVAAAEGSHAPMGTLIRMRQYPDASFTDITAPNADTLYTTAWLDVGDEPWVLDQPDMGDRYFLLPLLSGWTEVFQVPGSRTTGGAARTFLITGPGWTGTIPDGMTELKSPTAMVWLLGRIYCTGTPEDYDAVHKLQDAFKLQPLSTWGQDYTPPAGTVDPSIDMKTPTRDQVNALSASDYFSLLADLMKRNPPSGADKPAVDRFAAIGLLPGQDLDKPKLKPDFESRVAPFAFHRIMAHLVDSDGNMTHENGWLFTTKAGTYGTNYTQRALITAIGLGANLPQDAIYPLSQRPNLLEEYSGEHKYTMVFPKGQTPPVQGFWSLTMYNEQMFFVANPINRYSMSIRTNPVMGEDGSLTIYIQKDSPGQEKEANWLPAPEGKFHLMLRLYWPDDKAPSIIDGSWKIPEVKKS, encoded by the coding sequence GTGAAACTCACTCGCCGCGCTCTCGGCCTCGCCGGCATCAGCGCGCTTGCCCTCACTGCCGCCGGCCGCAGCCTTGCCCAGTCCTCGGACGGCCTCTTCTCCGACATCATCGAGGGCACCGAGGATTTCGGCATCGCTTCCGATGCCTACATCTTCGGCTATCCGCTGGTCACGATGGAAATGACCCGCCGCATCATGACGAATGTCGCCGCGGCAGAGGGCTCGCACGCTCCGATGGGCACCCTCATCCGGATGCGGCAATACCCCGACGCCAGCTTCACCGACATCACCGCGCCCAATGCCGACACTCTCTACACCACCGCCTGGCTGGACGTGGGCGACGAGCCCTGGGTGCTGGACCAGCCCGACATGGGCGATCGCTACTTCCTTCTCCCGCTCCTGTCCGGCTGGACCGAGGTGTTCCAGGTCCCCGGCAGCCGCACCACCGGCGGCGCGGCCAGGACCTTCCTCATCACCGGCCCCGGCTGGACCGGCACCATCCCTGACGGCATGACCGAGTTGAAATCCCCCACCGCGATGGTCTGGCTCCTGGGCCGCATCTACTGCACCGGCACGCCCGAGGATTACGATGCCGTCCACAAGCTGCAGGATGCCTTCAAGCTCCAGCCGCTGTCCACCTGGGGGCAGGACTACACCCCGCCCGCCGGCACCGTCGATCCGTCCATCGACATGAAGACCCCGACCCGCGACCAGGTGAACGCCCTCAGCGCCAGCGACTATTTCTCTCTGCTGGCCGACCTGATGAAGCGCAACCCCCCGTCCGGGGCTGACAAGCCCGCGGTGGACCGCTTCGCCGCCATCGGCCTCTTGCCGGGGCAGGATCTGGACAAGCCCAAGCTCAAGCCCGATTTCGAATCCCGCGTCGCCCCCTTCGCCTTCCATCGCATCATGGCGCATCTCGTGGATTCCGATGGCAACATGACGCACGAGAACGGCTGGCTCTTCACCACCAAGGCGGGGACCTACGGCACCAACTACACGCAGCGTGCCCTCATTACCGCCATCGGCCTTGGCGCGAACCTGCCGCAGGACGCCATCTATCCGCTGTCGCAGCGGCCGAACCTGCTGGAAGAATACTCGGGCGAACACAAGTACACGATGGTCTTCCCCAAGGGCCAGACCCCGCCGGTCCAGGGCTTCTGGTCGCTCACCATGTACAACGAACAGATGTTCTTCGTCGCGAACCCGATCAACCGCTACTCGATGAGCATCCGCACCAATCCGGTGATGGGCGAAGACGGCTCGCTGACGATCTATATTCAGAAGGACAGCCCCGGTCAGGAGAAAGAGGCCAACTGGCTTCCCGCTCCCGAAGGCAAGTTCCACCTGATGCTCCGGCTCTACTGGCCCGACGACAAGGCGCCCTCGATCATCGACGGCAGCTGGAAGATCCCCGAAGTCAAGAAATCCTGA
- a CDS encoding YciI family protein, producing MQFMMMLNETEADFVARTEPGQSAAYWGGWTAFIGAMALAGVIVKGDGLQGPMLATTVRVTDGKRHVQDGPFAASREQLGGYFVIEVPDLDTALDWAAKAPCAATGSVERRPILPPML from the coding sequence ATGCAATTCATGATGATGCTGAACGAAACCGAAGCCGATTTCGTCGCCCGCACCGAACCTGGCCAGTCGGCCGCCTATTGGGGCGGCTGGACCGCCTTCATCGGCGCGATGGCTCTGGCCGGGGTCATCGTCAAGGGTGACGGGCTGCAAGGCCCCATGCTCGCCACCACGGTGCGCGTGACCGATGGCAAGCGGCATGTGCAGGACGGCCCCTTCGCCGCCTCACGCGAACAACTCGGCGGCTATTTCGTGATCGAGGTGCCCGATCTCGACACGGCGCTCGACTGGGCCGCAAAGGCACCCTGCGCCGCGACCGGCTCGGTCGAACGGCGACCGATCCTGCCGCCGATGCTATGA
- a CDS encoding S10 family peptidase — protein MRLWIVTRSALVLALALAMLAGWSSAPSAQDLPAYTAKAGLLNTGVDPERPEAEMFHVAYTLDGADPATRPVTFLWNGGPGGASIFLHIAAIGPKTIATAGDGTFPPVPARLETNPDSWIAFTDLVFIDPVGTGYSRTLPGPDGAPRDPTPFYNTMGDLDSIAQFIRQWLTVNNRWGSPKAIAGESYGGMRVAALTRILAEKYAINLNRAVMISPELNVDADFDSYSLLFPMAQIPTQAAIAAVQGRGVFGKDAEGRKAAEDYALTEYLTGLAALGRMPPEEQTAFYARMSEVIGIEPALLARNNGRIDQLLFAGSLLADRGLVLDRYDGSQASDNPRPQDASIGVLDRSLTVLSGILLSPLMDYLRTDLGFVIDRPYEPLNLTVNSAFDRTSSVGTPDDVGIALAQNLDLKVLVVHGAYDTVTPYFMSRFVLEQATRAKGARERLFFGTYEGGHMFYLRTGSRAEFARDVRGFYETAP, from the coding sequence ATGAGACTTTGGATCGTGACCCGTTCGGCCTTGGTTCTGGCACTTGCCCTTGCCATGCTAGCAGGCTGGTCCTCTGCCCCATCGGCACAGGATCTGCCCGCCTACACGGCCAAGGCCGGCTTGCTGAACACCGGCGTCGACCCCGAACGCCCCGAGGCCGAGATGTTCCATGTTGCCTACACCCTGGACGGTGCCGACCCGGCGACGCGGCCGGTGACCTTCCTCTGGAACGGCGGCCCCGGTGGCGCCAGCATCTTCCTGCATATTGCTGCGATCGGGCCGAAGACCATCGCCACCGCCGGAGACGGGACCTTTCCCCCGGTGCCCGCGCGGCTGGAGACGAACCCTGACAGTTGGATCGCCTTCACCGATCTGGTCTTCATCGACCCGGTTGGGACAGGCTATAGCCGCACCCTTCCCGGACCCGACGGAGCGCCGCGCGACCCGACCCCGTTCTACAACACGATGGGGGATCTCGATTCCATTGCCCAGTTCATCCGGCAATGGCTGACGGTCAACAATCGCTGGGGCTCGCCCAAGGCCATTGCCGGAGAAAGCTACGGCGGCATGCGCGTGGCCGCCCTGACGCGCATCCTGGCCGAGAAATACGCGATCAACCTGAACCGCGCGGTGATGATCTCTCCCGAGTTGAACGTGGATGCAGATTTCGACAGCTACTCGCTCCTGTTCCCTATGGCCCAGATCCCTACGCAGGCGGCCATCGCTGCAGTGCAAGGCCGGGGTGTCTTCGGGAAAGATGCCGAGGGAAGGAAAGCCGCCGAGGACTATGCGCTAACCGAGTATCTGACCGGTCTGGCCGCGCTTGGCCGCATGCCGCCCGAGGAGCAGACCGCCTTCTATGCCCGGATGAGCGAGGTGATCGGCATTGAGCCTGCACTTCTTGCGCGGAACAACGGGCGGATTGACCAGTTGCTCTTTGCAGGCAGCCTCTTAGCCGACAGGGGGCTGGTTCTTGACCGCTATGACGGCTCGCAGGCCAGCGACAACCCGAGGCCGCAGGACGCTTCGATCGGCGTCCTTGATCGCAGCCTCACGGTGCTGAGCGGCATCCTTCTGTCGCCACTGATGGACTATCTTCGCACCGACCTCGGCTTTGTCATCGACCGGCCGTATGAGCCGCTGAACCTGACCGTGAACTCCGCGTTCGACCGTACCTCGTCCGTGGGTACGCCGGATGATGTGGGCATAGCGCTGGCGCAGAACCTGGACCTGAAGGTGCTGGTCGTGCACGGAGCGTATGACACGGTCACGCCGTACTTCATGTCGCGCTTCGTTCTGGAACAGGCAACGCGGGCGAAGGGTGCACGCGAGCGTCTGTTCTTCGGCACCTACGAAGGCGGGCACATGTTCTACCTGCGCACCGGAAGCCGGGCAGAGTTCGCCAGGGATGTGCGCGGGTTCTACGAGACGGCGCCGTGA
- a CDS encoding alpha/beta hydrolase, which translates to MTPDQIVAFVLALAGPPAADPLLPLIVPGGADPRYPVVAVACPGPVAPEEVEGMTVACGRVNLPEDHDKPDGRRIDLTFMVLKSHSLAPAADPVVYLHGGPGSGVVRNPILITRFLEEIRDRRDIIAFDQRGVDTSAGPESRCYATVANPETLADAILASGSEAEMIARGRQAVRACLDEIAANGADISTVNTLQNARDVQALMRALGHGSYNIFGTSYGTFLAQEVMRSAPEGLRSVVVDSVWPVQVPMYDLMGLPLAENVRSLFQLCAADAACAAAYPDLEARFWALWAKLEAAPLRGAQGPITGRSLFMLLIGRNSFAPGNQGITGYLPKMIAELEQGVTVTHDEIAAKRLGSGAAPAPDLSGLDATSQALAETALNLAEIGRATEEAVSTTLAQLEVARNRAAKGTDLVEVFDTALADAAKALPTLPARIAFGSDYLMLRASTPTTGALDALMEKHFTGTTLVGLRALSERMTDAQLAQVFDRISRDNSAIDDVLVGQFQLQMFACQENMDINGPETIPIASARLRDEFGWPESMIAEIESGMNASIYGPCEEFQRVSRPGIHDPVTADIPTLVLQGTLDTQTAPSWGPMLASTLPKAQLAILPEAGHGTFIFSDCSRDIAASFLDTPEALVNTSCTASLMPGFLLPDGSWTR; encoded by the coding sequence ATGACCCCTGATCAGATCGTCGCCTTCGTGCTGGCCCTGGCCGGGCCTCCTGCCGCGGATCCGCTGCTACCCCTGATCGTGCCCGGCGGTGCGGACCCGCGCTATCCGGTGGTCGCCGTGGCTTGCCCCGGCCCGGTCGCCCCGGAAGAGGTCGAGGGCATGACCGTGGCTTGCGGCAGGGTCAATCTGCCCGAGGACCATGACAAGCCCGACGGTCGCCGGATCGACCTGACCTTCATGGTGCTGAAATCGCATTCGCTTGCGCCCGCCGCCGATCCGGTGGTCTATCTGCATGGCGGCCCGGGCTCGGGCGTGGTCCGGAACCCGATCCTGATCACCCGCTTCCTGGAAGAGATCCGTGACCGGCGTGACATCATCGCCTTCGACCAGCGTGGGGTGGACACCTCAGCCGGGCCGGAGTCCCGCTGCTATGCCACGGTCGCCAACCCCGAGACGCTGGCCGACGCGATATTGGCCAGTGGGTCCGAGGCCGAGATGATCGCGCGCGGTCGTCAGGCGGTGCGCGCCTGCCTGGACGAAATCGCCGCCAACGGCGCGGACATCTCGACCGTGAACACGCTGCAAAACGCGCGCGACGTGCAGGCGCTGATGAGGGCACTGGGGCACGGCAGCTACAACATCTTCGGCACGTCCTATGGCACCTTCCTCGCGCAGGAGGTTATGCGGTCGGCACCCGAGGGCTTGCGGTCGGTCGTCGTCGACAGCGTCTGGCCGGTGCAGGTGCCGATGTATGACCTAATGGGGCTGCCGCTGGCCGAGAATGTCCGGTCGCTGTTCCAGCTTTGCGCGGCGGATGCCGCTTGCGCCGCCGCCTATCCCGACCTCGAGGCCCGCTTCTGGGCGCTCTGGGCCAAGCTGGAAGCGGCGCCGTTGCGGGGGGCGCAGGGACCGATCACCGGGCGCTCCCTCTTCATGCTTCTGATCGGGCGCAACAGCTTTGCCCCGGGAAACCAGGGGATCACCGGCTACCTGCCGAAGATGATCGCCGAGTTGGAACAGGGCGTGACCGTTACACATGACGAGATCGCCGCCAAACGCCTTGGTTCAGGCGCGGCCCCTGCGCCGGACCTTTCGGGCCTTGACGCGACAAGCCAGGCACTTGCCGAAACAGCACTGAACCTGGCAGAGATCGGCCGGGCCACGGAGGAGGCCGTGAGTACGACGCTTGCCCAGCTTGAGGTGGCCCGTAACCGCGCCGCAAAAGGCACCGACTTGGTCGAGGTGTTCGACACCGCTCTTGCCGATGCCGCCAAGGCCCTGCCGACATTGCCGGCCCGCATCGCCTTTGGCTCTGACTACCTGATGCTGCGGGCTTCTACCCCAACGACAGGTGCGCTGGATGCCCTTATGGAGAAGCATTTCACCGGCACAACACTGGTCGGCCTGAGAGCGCTGTCCGAACGGATGACCGACGCCCAGCTGGCCCAGGTCTTCGACCGGATCAGCCGCGACAACAGCGCCATCGACGACGTGCTGGTCGGCCAGTTCCAGCTGCAGATGTTCGCCTGCCAGGAGAACATGGACATCAACGGCCCCGAGACGATCCCCATCGCCAGCGCCCGGCTGCGGGACGAATTCGGCTGGCCCGAGAGCATGATCGCCGAGATCGAGTCGGGGATGAACGCCAGCATCTATGGCCCCTGCGAAGAGTTTCAGCGCGTTTCGCGGCCGGGCATCCACGACCCCGTCACAGCCGACATCCCGACGCTGGTGCTGCAGGGCACGCTGGATACCCAGACCGCCCCAAGCTGGGGACCCATGCTCGCCTCGACCCTACCGAAGGCGCAGCTCGCGATCCTTCCCGAAGCCGGCCATGGAACCTTCATCTTCTCGGATTGCTCGCGCGATATCGCCGCAAGCTTCCTCGACACCCCGGAAGCTTTGGTGAACACCTCCTGCACTGCCAGCCTGATGCCCGGCTTCCTGCTGCCGGATGGAAGCTGGACCCGGTAG
- a CDS encoding DUF202 domain-containing protein — protein MLSWIRTSTSLITFGFGVHQVFRIASSADAHTRAAVPYLFGSAMVGIGLVVLVVAVLANRRTQRHLATEYPAARGYPVAPPSHAGLLAALIGGLGIGAMILMHVGP, from the coding sequence ATGCTGTCCTGGATTCGCACATCGACCTCGCTGATCACCTTCGGCTTCGGCGTGCACCAGGTGTTCCGTATCGCCTCTTCCGCTGACGCCCACACGCGAGCGGCGGTGCCCTACCTGTTCGGCAGCGCCATGGTGGGAATCGGCCTTGTCGTGCTGGTGGTGGCCGTGCTGGCCAACCGGCGCACACAGCGCCACCTTGCCACCGAGTATCCTGCGGCGCGCGGCTATCCGGTTGCGCCACCCTCCCATGCCGGATTGCTGGCCGCGCTGATCGGCGGGCTCGGCATCGGCGCGATGATCCTCATGCATGTCGGACCCTGA
- a CDS encoding carboxymuconolactone decarboxylase family protein — translation MSEARDGAALGPWDDGAFALLSGRDPAWASAVAAMSLSSWRNGVLTARFVELVAVAVNVAVTSLDAVATRRHMRAALAAGATEAELLTLIKMGTVMALHSCSLGAPILIEEAGPEAIAAAARPRGATPSVDRMQAMGQWNAAWDPFLALDPEWTDAFMATGTGIYANGVFTPKETELLSIAFDASISHMYAPGVRRHIRGALAAGASPSEIMEVLKICVARGVESCNLGLPILAELTSAS, via the coding sequence ATGTCCGAAGCACGAGACGGCGCCGCCCTCGGCCCCTGGGACGACGGCGCCTTTGCGCTGCTGTCCGGGCGCGATCCCGCCTGGGCCTCGGCCGTGGCGGCAATGAGCCTGAGCAGCTGGAGAAACGGCGTGCTGACGGCCCGTTTCGTCGAGCTGGTGGCGGTGGCGGTCAATGTCGCGGTCACCAGCCTGGACGCGGTTGCCACGCGCCGCCATATGCGCGCGGCGCTTGCAGCCGGCGCGACCGAGGCGGAGTTGCTGACCCTGATCAAGATGGGGACGGTCATGGCGCTGCACTCCTGCAGCCTGGGCGCGCCGATCCTGATCGAAGAGGCCGGGCCCGAGGCCATCGCGGCGGCGGCGCGGCCCAGGGGCGCCACCCCGTCCGTCGACCGGATGCAGGCCATGGGCCAGTGGAATGCCGCCTGGGACCCGTTCCTGGCGCTCGATCCCGAATGGACCGATGCCTTCATGGCCACCGGTACCGGGATCTATGCCAATGGTGTCTTTACCCCAAAGGAGACCGAGTTGCTGTCGATCGCCTTCGACGCTTCGATCTCGCACATGTATGCCCCCGGCGTTCGCCGCCACATCCGCGGCGCGCTGGCGGCCGGGGCATCGCCGTCCGAGATCATGGAAGTCTTGAAGATCTGCGTTGCCCGCGGAGTGGAAAGCTGCAACCTCGGCCTGCCGATCCTGGCGGAACTGACATCCGCTTCATGA